From a single Candidatus Defluviilinea gracilis genomic region:
- a CDS encoding tetratricopeptide repeat protein, with amino-acid sequence MSRAGLRITLVLLLILLAVAIPILVDGNSEIRKAAEAQSYPEMAEHYVRAAQRLPWRTDLYELAGHAYFHDRDFARADAMYRAAREKNALTPAGWAAWGDANFLNDNTERAIEIWKQGLEQTEFLPGLYQRLAYAMEEQGKFSLAADYFQAHLERDPDDAAAHYRLGLLLTLTDSPSAWTELLAASQLDPQFDPPAQTLRSALSLASLSEAPSEQFVILGAGLGLVNEWQLARAAFESAVQADESNAEAWAWLGEASQHTGSEGSEALDRAFQLNPNSAVVRGLRGLYFERVGNYSQALTEHQAAASLDADTPERYFALGNAYALNGDLIRALEAYQYAASLAPEDANAWRALAEFCGRLGIHLNDIGIPAAQRAVALDPKNSASEDTLGWLWYLNDDFETAERHLLTALELDAQNASAHLHLAMVYLQTNDRARALDEFTLARDLGNDEADAYLKQFFP; translated from the coding sequence ATGTCCCGGGCAGGTCTGCGTATCACCCTCGTTCTTCTCTTAATTCTTCTTGCGGTTGCCATCCCAATCCTTGTGGACGGAAACTCGGAGATTCGCAAAGCGGCTGAGGCGCAGTCATACCCCGAGATGGCGGAACATTATGTGCGCGCGGCTCAGCGGTTACCCTGGCGAACCGATTTGTATGAACTCGCCGGGCATGCTTATTTTCACGACCGCGATTTTGCCCGCGCCGATGCCATGTATCGCGCCGCCCGCGAAAAAAACGCCCTCACCCCGGCGGGCTGGGCGGCGTGGGGCGATGCCAATTTCTTGAACGACAATACGGAACGCGCCATTGAAATCTGGAAACAAGGACTCGAGCAGACTGAATTTTTACCCGGGCTGTATCAACGGCTGGCGTATGCAATGGAAGAGCAGGGAAAATTTTCTCTTGCGGCAGATTATTTTCAAGCCCACCTTGAGCGCGACCCCGACGATGCCGCCGCGCATTACCGCCTCGGGCTGTTGTTGACGTTGACCGACTCGCCCTCCGCGTGGACGGAACTCCTCGCCGCTTCACAACTGGACCCTCAATTTGACCCGCCAGCGCAGACTCTGCGTTCCGCTTTGAGTTTGGCGTCGCTGAGCGAAGCGCCCTCCGAACAATTTGTCATCCTCGGCGCCGGGCTGGGGTTGGTGAATGAATGGCAGTTGGCGCGCGCCGCATTCGAATCCGCTGTGCAAGCGGATGAGTCAAACGCCGAGGCGTGGGCATGGTTGGGGGAGGCGAGCCAGCACACAGGGTCGGAGGGAAGCGAGGCGTTGGATCGCGCGTTCCAGTTGAATCCCAACTCTGCGGTTGTCCGCGGGTTGCGCGGGTTGTATTTCGAGCGCGTCGGAAATTATTCGCAAGCGCTCACCGAACATCAAGCCGCCGCGTCGCTGGATGCGGACACCCCCGAGCGCTATTTCGCGCTGGGCAACGCGTACGCGCTCAACGGCGACTTGATCCGCGCGTTGGAGGCCTATCAATATGCCGCCAGCCTCGCGCCTGAGGATGCCAACGCCTGGCGCGCGCTCGCGGAGTTTTGCGGCCGCCTCGGTATTCACTTGAACGATATCGGCATCCCTGCCGCGCAACGCGCTGTGGCGCTCGACCCGAAAAACTCCGCATCGGAGGATACGCTGGGCTGGCTGTGGTACCTCAATGATGATTTTGAAACCGCCGAACGGCACCTGCTCACCGCCCTCGAACTGGACGCGCAAAACGCGTCGGCTCATTTGCATTTGGCCATGGTCTATTTACAGACGAATGACCGCGCTCGCGCCCTCGATGAATTTACCCTTGCCCGCGATCTGGGGAACGACGAAGCAGATGCGTACTTGAAGCAATTTTTTCCATAG